A genomic window from Apium graveolens cultivar Ventura unplaced genomic scaffold, ASM990537v1 ctg6796, whole genome shotgun sequence includes:
- the LOC141703588 gene encoding secreted RxLR effector protein 161-like, with amino-acid sequence MIGCNPTKYPMDPKEQLTKDEGGKTVDTTQYKIMVGGLRYLVHTRPDISYVVGIISRYMERPTVLHQNAGGNNILTLAGNIDDRRSMSIGGMVFYLNENMITWMSQKQKCVALSSCEAEFMAATAALVKYTFLGFLIACSFYIIQKQMLQSKIAATSSEEMHIHQKLVGR; translated from the exons ATGATAGGATGCAATCCCACCAAGTACCCGATGGACCCAAAAGAACAGTTAACCAAAGATGAGGGAGGTAAAACAGTAGACACGACTCAGTATAAAATTATGGTGGGTGGACTTCGTTACCTTGTTCATACAAGGCCTGACATTTCGTATGTTGTTGGCATCATAAGTCGTTACATGGAACGACCAACTGTTCTTCATCAAAATGCT GGAGGTAATAACATTCTAACTTTGGCAGGTAATATTGATGACAGGAGGAGTATGAGTATTGGGGGTATGGTGTTTTATTTAAATGAAAACATGATCACATGGATGTCTCAAAAGCAGAAATGTGTAGCTTTGTCCTCCTGTGAGGCCGAATTCATGGCTGCCACAGCGGCCCTTGTCAAG TATACTTTTTTAGGTTTTCTTATAGCTTGTAGTTTTTACATCATCCAAAAACAAATGTTGCAGTCAAAGATTGCAGCTACCTCTAGCGAGGAAATGCATATCCATCAAAAGTTAGTTGGCAGATAA